A stretch of Solea senegalensis isolate Sse05_10M linkage group LG10, IFAPA_SoseM_1, whole genome shotgun sequence DNA encodes these proteins:
- the LOC122776337 gene encoding UDP-glucuronosyltransferase 2C1-like — MKVPPLSLINFTLLLGQIFSVSAGKILVFPLDGSHWVNMKVLIEELHAKGHEVTVIRPSDSWYISEKSPLYTSVTLPFKAGFEENFEKLLTPLLEIQLRASSTYPWSDIWKGLQMRQAVVNQFNDLHKRVSEMIIEMFEDKNLMRSLQNAKYDVVLTDPGIGGGAMLARWLQIPLVNNVRWTYIGEAHLLIAPSPMAYIPFTATELTDRMTFPQRVKNYLSYMIGMYTMSSMSYPHYEPVVRRYFGPDVDYSSFVLEADIWLMRTDFIFEFPRPTMPNIVYMSGFQCKPPKPLTADLEDFVQSSKDHGVIVMTLGTLVGKLPQDIAEEIAAAFAQLPQKVVWRYMGQRPVSLGNNTLLVDWLPQNDLLAHPKTRVFVSHGGTNGVQEAIYHGVPVVGLPICFDQPDNLSRIKAKGGAVTVKFAMLDRHTFKDALMTVLYNSSYRENMQRLSRLHRDQPINPLTHAVFWIEYVIRHKGARHLQAQSIKMSWFVYNSLDVIAVFLVVVLLLTFFCISIVRLLWRLFFVGKKVKRE, encoded by the coding sequence ATGAAGGTGCCTCCTTTATCTCTGATCAACTTTACTCTACTGTTGGGTCAAATATTCAGCGTATCTGCGGGGAAAATACTAGTTTTCCCACTGGATGGAAGCCACTGGGTAAACATGAAAGTACTGATAGAGGAACTACATGCCAAAGGACATGAGGTCACTGTGATTCGGCCATCAGATAGCTGGTACATCAGTGAAAAGTCTCCTTTGTACACGTCTGTCACACTTCCGTTCAAAGCAGGCTTTGAAGAAAACTTTGAAAAACTTTTGACTCCACTGCTGGAGATCCAGCTGCGGGCTTCATCTACATATCCATGGTCTGACATCTGGAAAGGTCTCCAGATGAGGCAGGCAGTTGTAAACCAGTTCAATGACTTACATAAGCGAGTGAGTGAAATGATCATTGAGATGTTTGAAGATAAAAACCTGATGCGTTCGTTACAAAATGCCAAATATGACGTGGTTTTGACTGACCCTGGCATTGGTGGAGGAGCCATGTTGGCACGCTGGCTCCAAATTCCTCTTGTTAATAATGTCAGATGGACCTATATAGGAGAGGCTCATTTACTTATTGCCCCCTCTCCTATGGCATACATTCCTTTCACTGCAACAGAGCTGACAGATAGGATGACTTTCCCTCAAAGAGTCAAGAATTATTTGAGTTATATGATTGGGATGTACACAATGTCGTCAATGTCATATCCTCACTACGAACCTGTGGTCAGGAGGTATTTTGGTCCTGATGTAGATTACTCATCATTTGTCCTGGAAGCGGATATCTGGCTTATGAGGACTGATTTCATCTTTGAGTTTCCCCGTCCTACAATGCCAAATATTGTCTACATGAGTGGATTTCAGTGCAAGCCTCCTAAGCCACTGACTGCAGACCTGGAGGATTTTGTCCAGAGTTCTAAAGATCATGGGGTCATTGTGATGACCTTAGGAACTTTAGTGGGGAAGCTTCCTCAAGATATTGCTGAAGAGATAGCTGCAGCCTTTGCACAGCTGCCTCAGAAGGTTGTATGGCGGTACATGGGACAAAGGCCAGTTAGCCTGGGCAATAACACATTGCTAGTCGATTGGTTGCCACAGAATGACCTGTTGGCACATCCCAAAACTAGAGTGTTTGTGAGCCATGGAGGCACCAATGGAGTTCAAGAAGCAATTTACCACGGAGTTCCTGTAGTTGGGTTGCCAATATGTTTCGATCAGCCTGATAACCTCTCCAGAATCAAAGCAAAGGGAGGAGCAGTGACTGTGAAGTTTGCCATGCTGGACAGACACACTTTTAAAGATGCACTGATGACAGTTCTTTATAACTCTTCTTACagggaaaacatgcagagaCTTTCTAGGCTGCACAGAGATCAGCCAATTAATCCACTGACACATGCAGTGTTTTGGATAGAATATGTTATAAGGCATAAAGGTGCTCGTCATTTGCAAGCACAATCCATCAAAATGTCCTGGTTTGTTTACAACTCCCTAGATgtcattgctgtttttttggttgttgtccTGCTCCTGACATTTTTCTGTATATCCATTGTAAGATTACTGTGGAGACTGTTTTTTGTTGGGAAAAAGGTTAAACgtgaatga
- the LOC122776342 gene encoding ubiquitin-conjugating enzyme E2 Q2-like isoform X2, with protein sequence MSVSGLKAELKFLESIFDPNHERFRIIDWKPDELSCQFNVTGEKLLIIHCNITESYPSTPPIWFVDSDDPSLAEVLERLDDVRKGSTLLLQQLKRLICDLCRLYNLPQHPDVEMLDQPLPAGPINQDRKHGLSDEVTSEEEEEEEMGEDVDLDQDLDHYDMKEEEPVDGKKSEDDGIEKENLAILEKIRKNQRQDHLNGAVSGSVQASDRLMKELREIYRSQSYKTGIYSVELVSDSLYEWHVKLRTVDPDSPLHSDLQVLKEKEGVDYILLNFSYKDNFPFDPPFVRVVSPVLSGGYVLGGGALCMELLTKQGWSSAYSIESVIMQINATLVKGKARVMFGANKNQYNLARAQQSYKSLVQIHEKNGWYTPPKEDG encoded by the exons ATGTCGGTGTCCGGGCTCAAGGCCGAACTGAAGTTTCTGGAGTCAATCTTTGACCCGAATCACGAGCGATTCAGAATCATAGACTGGAAACCAGACGAACTCAGCTGCCAGTTCAACGTCACAGGAGAGAAGCTGCTGATCATTCATTGCAACATCACG GAATCCTATCCCTCAACACCTCCGATATGGTTTGTTGACTCTGATGATCCCAGTTTGGCTGAAGTGTTGGAGCGCTTAGACGATGTGAGGAAAGGCAGCACATTG CTCCTTCAGCAGTTAAAGCGGCTCATCTGTGATCTGTGTCGACTTTACAACCTGCCACAACATCCAGATGTAGAAATGCTCGACCAGCCTCTTCCTGCTGGTCCAATTAACCAGGATCGAAAG CATGGGCTGTCTGATGAGGTGAcatcagaagaggaagaggaggaagaaatggGAGAG GACGTAGACTTGGACCAAGACCTCGACCATTATGACATGAAAGAGGAGGAGCCGGTGGATGGAAAGAAGTCCGAAGATGATGgcattgaaaaagaaaatctggcCATCTTGGAGAAGATTCGTAAAAACCAGAGACAGGATCATTTGAAT GGTGCCGTCTCTGGCTCGGTCCAAGCCTCTGACCGCCTAATGAAGGAACTCAGGGAGATTTACAGATCACAGAGTTACAAGACAG GTATTTATTCAGTCGAACTAGTCAGTGACAGCCTTTATGAATGGCATGTCAAGCTAAGGAC GGTAGACCCAGATAGTCCATTGCACAGTGACTTGCAGGtcttaaaagaaaaggaaggagtGGACTACATTCTGCTCAATTTCTCATATAAA GATAATTTTCCCTTTGATCCACCATTTGTACGGGTTGTCTCACCTGTGCTCTCCGGAGG ttatgTTCTAGGAGGAGGGGCCTTGTGCATGGAACTTCTTACGAAACAG ggcTGGAGCAGTGCCTATTCCATAGAATCTGTCATTATGCAGATAAATGCGACTCTGGTGAAAGGAAAAGCCAGGGTGATGTTTGGAGCCAATAAG aaccAGTACAATCTTGCCAGAGCACAGCAGTCCTACAAATCCCTTGTGCAGATTCATGAAAAGAATG GCTGGTACACACCACCTAAAGAGGATGGGTAA
- the LOC122776342 gene encoding ubiquitin-conjugating enzyme E2 Q2-like isoform X1 has product MSVSGLKAELKFLESIFDPNHERFRIIDWKPDELSCQFNVTGEKLLIIHCNITESYPSTPPIWFVDSDDPSLAEVLERLDDVRKGSTLLLQQLKRLICDLCRLYNLPQHPDVEMLDQPLPAGPINQDRKHGLSDEVTSEEEEEEEMGEQDVDLDQDLDHYDMKEEEPVDGKKSEDDGIEKENLAILEKIRKNQRQDHLNGAVSGSVQASDRLMKELREIYRSQSYKTGIYSVELVSDSLYEWHVKLRTVDPDSPLHSDLQVLKEKEGVDYILLNFSYKDNFPFDPPFVRVVSPVLSGGYVLGGGALCMELLTKQGWSSAYSIESVIMQINATLVKGKARVMFGANKNQYNLARAQQSYKSLVQIHEKNGWYTPPKEDG; this is encoded by the exons ATGTCGGTGTCCGGGCTCAAGGCCGAACTGAAGTTTCTGGAGTCAATCTTTGACCCGAATCACGAGCGATTCAGAATCATAGACTGGAAACCAGACGAACTCAGCTGCCAGTTCAACGTCACAGGAGAGAAGCTGCTGATCATTCATTGCAACATCACG GAATCCTATCCCTCAACACCTCCGATATGGTTTGTTGACTCTGATGATCCCAGTTTGGCTGAAGTGTTGGAGCGCTTAGACGATGTGAGGAAAGGCAGCACATTG CTCCTTCAGCAGTTAAAGCGGCTCATCTGTGATCTGTGTCGACTTTACAACCTGCCACAACATCCAGATGTAGAAATGCTCGACCAGCCTCTTCCTGCTGGTCCAATTAACCAGGATCGAAAG CATGGGCTGTCTGATGAGGTGAcatcagaagaggaagaggaggaagaaatggGAGAG CAGGACGTAGACTTGGACCAAGACCTCGACCATTATGACATGAAAGAGGAGGAGCCGGTGGATGGAAAGAAGTCCGAAGATGATGgcattgaaaaagaaaatctggcCATCTTGGAGAAGATTCGTAAAAACCAGAGACAGGATCATTTGAAT GGTGCCGTCTCTGGCTCGGTCCAAGCCTCTGACCGCCTAATGAAGGAACTCAGGGAGATTTACAGATCACAGAGTTACAAGACAG GTATTTATTCAGTCGAACTAGTCAGTGACAGCCTTTATGAATGGCATGTCAAGCTAAGGAC GGTAGACCCAGATAGTCCATTGCACAGTGACTTGCAGGtcttaaaagaaaaggaaggagtGGACTACATTCTGCTCAATTTCTCATATAAA GATAATTTTCCCTTTGATCCACCATTTGTACGGGTTGTCTCACCTGTGCTCTCCGGAGG ttatgTTCTAGGAGGAGGGGCCTTGTGCATGGAACTTCTTACGAAACAG ggcTGGAGCAGTGCCTATTCCATAGAATCTGTCATTATGCAGATAAATGCGACTCTGGTGAAAGGAAAAGCCAGGGTGATGTTTGGAGCCAATAAG aaccAGTACAATCTTGCCAGAGCACAGCAGTCCTACAAATCCCTTGTGCAGATTCATGAAAAGAATG GCTGGTACACACCACCTAAAGAGGATGGGTAA
- the scamp5a gene encoding secretory carrier-associated membrane protein 5 codes for MAENNFPPLPRFIPLKPCFYQDFNEIPDQRRTMCKRLYYLWILNSATLAFNLIGCLAWMCGGGGATNFGMAILWLILFTPCSYVCWFRPIYKAFKTDSSFNFMAFFFVFMAQVVISIIQTVGIPGWGVCGWLATITFFSTNVGSAVVMLIPTIMFTAVAVLSFIALTKVHNFYRGSGGSLGKAQEEWATGAWKNPHVQQAAQQAAMGAAQGAMQQNQNQYSAAPTYNYDDPM; via the exons ATGGCAG AAAACaactttcctcctcttcctcgcttcatTCCCCTCAAGCCATGTTTTTACCAAGATTTCAATGAGATCCCAGACCAGCGTCGCACCATGTGCAAAAGGCTCTATTACCTATGGATCT TGAATAGTGCCACACTAGCTTTTAATCTGATTGGCTGCCTGGCGTGGATGTGTGGAGGCGGTGGAGCGACCAACTTTGGTATGGCCATCCTGTGGCTCATCCTCTTCACCCCCTGCTCTTATGTCTGTTGGTTTAGGCCCATCTACAAGGCCTTCAA gaCTGACAGCTCTTTCAACTTCATGGCGTTCTTCTTCGTCTTCATGGCCCAGGTGGTGATCAGTATCATCCAGACTGTTGGCATTCCAGGTTGGGGGGTGTG TGGCTGGCTGGCTACCATCACCTTCTTCAGCACCAATGTCGGCTCAGCTGTGGTGATGCTGATTCCCACCATCATGTTTACTGCGGTAGCCGTGCTCTCCTTCATCGCCCTCACAAAG GTTCATAACTTCTACCGTGGTAGTGGTGGTAGCCTGGGCAAGGCCCAAGAGGAGTGGGCCACTGGGGCCTGGAAGAATCCCCATGTCCAGCAGGCAGCTCAGCAGGCTGCCATGGGAGCCGCTCAGGGAGCCATGcagcagaaccagaaccagtaCTCAGCAGCTCCCACCTACAACTACGACGACCCAATGTAG
- the parp16 gene encoding protein mono-ADP-ribosyltransferase PARP16, giving the protein MQPPLPPEAVRELVCSCLHRDPVAADLRCSLFVAAAQNYKRDSLLRPFPPRYISGGNKDFEELLADVKSLPGVRELVRLRPGEGDHHLALTHWILSSNSFAVKTLQKEEFARLCNLTENEGISAPVPDFLFELEYCDLLNARFERTRAGRDVFYAFHGSRLENFHSIIYNGLHCHLNKNSVFGEGTYLTSDLSMAVLYSPHSSGWSESLLGPLLSCVALCEVIDHPDVKCQVKKKDSEIVDRQRSRARNSEGGDVPQKYFVVTNNQLLRVKYLLVYSQKRHLSRHSHRSSWFMRHHFAVMMSLYLLLLVVLGAFNSTTFLSFWNKLFR; this is encoded by the exons ATGCAGCCTCCGCTCCCACCTGAAGCCGTCAGAGAGCTGGTGTGCTCCTGTCTGCACAGAGACCCGGTGGCAGCAGACCTTCGCTGCAGCCTGTTTGTCGCTGCTGCACAGAACTACAAGAGAGACTCTTTGCTCAGACCCTTCCCCCCAAGATACATAAGTGGTGGCAATAAGGACTTTGAGGAGCTG TTGGCAGATGTGAAGTCATTGCCTGGTGTGAGAGAGTTGGTGAGACTGAGACCTGGAGAGGGAGATCATCATCTGGCTCTCACCCACTGGATTCTCTCCTCAAACAGTTTTGCTGTGAAGACACTACAGAAAGAAGAG TTTGCCAGACTTTGCAACCTGACAGAAAATGAAGGGATTTCTGCACCTGTTCCAGACTTCCTCTTTGAGTTGGAGTACTGTGATCTGCTGAATGCCAGGTTTGAGAGGACGAGGGCTGGACGCGATGTCTTCTATGCGTTCCACGGGAGTCGCCTGGAGAACTTTCACTCAATCATTTACAATGGGCTGCACTGTCACCTCAACAAG AACTCAGTGTTTGGAGAGGGGACCTACCTCACCAGTGACCTCAGCATGGCTGTTCTCTACAGCCCCCACAGCAGTGGCTGGTCAGAAAGTCTCCTGGGTCCACTTCTGAGCTGTGTTGCCTTGTGTGAAGTCATTGATCACCCGGATGTCAAGTGCCAGGTGAAGAAAAAAG ATTCTGAAATCGTTGACCGTCAGCGCTCCAGGGCGAGGAACAGTGAAGGGGGGGACGTACCACAGAAATACTTTGTAGTCACCAACAATCAGCTTCTGAGAGTCAAGTACCTGCTTGTTTACTCTCAGAAAAGGCACCTGTCCAG acaTTCCCACAGGTCCTCCTGGTTCATGCGTCACCATTTTGCCGTGATGATGAGTCTCTACCTTCTGCTGCTCGTCGTCCTCGGTGCCTTCAACTCCACCACCTTCTTATCCTTCTGGAACAAACTCTTCAGGTGA
- the si:ch73-330k17.3 gene encoding IGFBP domain-containing protein: MWMLFLVSALLGVSGSEVAPSAASQQLQALHCPPCERIHCSTRRALKLQCRGGVTTGVCGCCPVCARTEGETCGGTWDYLGKCDEGLLCVYQDAAEDNQEQERKGTCEAVMVPQAPETCRPECTREYCQENPSEICSARSVSLDKKSCQDSCQHTSCSSCLLLKPPSCPQTCASSDSSCLHRFGKCVHHHLTAPHSPVCHNNLQNHPEGHFVCFVPACQNTPK; this comes from the exons ATGTGGATGCTCTTCTTGGTGAGTGCCTTGCTGGGGGTGTCGGGGTCAGAGGTCGCTCCCTCTGCAGCgtctcagcagctgcaggccCTTCACTGTCCACCCTGCGAGAGGATACACTGCTCCACCCGGCGGGCGCTGAAGCTGCAGTGCAGAGGCGGCGTCACCACAGGGGTGTGCGGCTGCTGCCCTGTTTGTGCCAGGACAGAGGGGGAGACCTGTGGAGGGACATGGGACTATCTGGGCAAGTGTGACGAGGGACTGCTGTGTGTTTACCAGGACGCAGCAGAGGACAATCAAGAGCAAGAACGCAAAGGCACCTGTGAAGCAG TGATGGTACCACAGGCTCCGGAGACGTGTCGCCCAGAGTGCACCAGGGAATACTGTCAGGAAAACCCGTCTGAAATCTGCTCTGCCAG ATCTGTGTCCCTGGATAAAAAGTCATGCCAGGACTCTTGCCAACACACCTCCTGTTCAAGCTGTCTGCTGTTAAAACCCCCATCGTGTCCTCAGACCTGCGCCTCCTCTGACTCCTCCTGTCTACATCGCTTTGGCAAGTGTGTGCACCATCACCTGACTGCTCCCCACAGTCCTGTATGCCACAACAACCTGCAG AATCATCCCGAGGggcattttgtgtgttttgtcccaGCCTGTCAAAACACACCAAAGTAA